Proteins encoded within one genomic window of Humulus lupulus chromosome 1, drHumLupu1.1, whole genome shotgun sequence:
- the LOC133793268 gene encoding dehydrin COR410-like isoform X1, with the protein MLPRKIIITNLTMLTLARSDEEEGNGEKRKKKGLKDKIKDKISGKKEGEHTDDVHATEKKTDNHTANTEAANSEEKGFLEKIKDKLPGQHKKAQNHGASADCGAEGHKCHEDDSKDKREYLKRLRRRCLLATRKRRRPRKTTKLD; encoded by the exons ATGTTGCCAAGAAAGATCATCATCACCAATCTCACGATGCTGACTCTAGCTCG TAGTGACGAGGAAGAAGGGAAtggagagaagagaaagaagaaggggCTCAAGGATAAGATCAAGGACAAGATTTCAGGCAAAAAGGAAGGGGAACATACTGACGATGTTCATGCTACAGAGAAGAAAACTGACAATCACACTGCAAATACAGAAGCAGCGAATTCGGAGGAGAAGGGATTTTTAGAGAAGATCAAGGATAAGCTTCCGGGACAGCATAAGAAGGCCCAGAATCATGGCGCATCTGCTGACTGTGGTGCAGAAGGCCACAAGTGCCATGAAGATGACTCCAAGGATAAAAGGGAATATTTGAAAAGATTAAGGAGAAGGTGCCTGTTGGCCACAAGGAAGAGGAGAAGACCAAGGAAAACTACTAAACTAGATTAA
- the LOC133793268 gene encoding dehydrin COR410-like isoform X2, with amino-acid sequence MLPRKIIITNLTMLTLARDEEEGNGEKRKKKGLKDKIKDKISGKKEGEHTDDVHATEKKTDNHTANTEAANSEEKGFLEKIKDKLPGQHKKAQNHGASADCGAEGHKCHEDDSKDKREYLKRLRRRCLLATRKRRRPRKTTKLD; translated from the exons ATGTTGCCAAGAAAGATCATCATCACCAATCTCACGATGCTGACTCTAGCTCG TGACGAGGAAGAAGGGAAtggagagaagagaaagaagaaggggCTCAAGGATAAGATCAAGGACAAGATTTCAGGCAAAAAGGAAGGGGAACATACTGACGATGTTCATGCTACAGAGAAGAAAACTGACAATCACACTGCAAATACAGAAGCAGCGAATTCGGAGGAGAAGGGATTTTTAGAGAAGATCAAGGATAAGCTTCCGGGACAGCATAAGAAGGCCCAGAATCATGGCGCATCTGCTGACTGTGGTGCAGAAGGCCACAAGTGCCATGAAGATGACTCCAAGGATAAAAGGGAATATTTGAAAAGATTAAGGAGAAGGTGCCTGTTGGCCACAAGGAAGAGGAGAAGACCAAGGAAAACTACTAAACTAGATTAA